In Geobacter sp., a single window of DNA contains:
- a CDS encoding thiolase family protein, with protein MEQQFRPRTVYVAASSMAPVGRYNGRERELLSFLGLAEKAGDVFAAGTVRRREIDAVVVGCQSPVAFSGVDNTASKVAGVLGVSGSKSLLIDTASSSGASALEAAYLMVASGSCDHVLALGIQKMSDVSTPEATRIVAGVIDRDEAEFGLTMPACGALVARALMERLGLSFSEWSAFSALLTERAHRYAARNPDAHLQFPLPVADYFKQVVTGKNYLYWWPLRYHDFCPMSDGVAAVILTARPHDVVVAGVGSATDIPTIADRNYFHSFPATVRAAAEAYGMAGIKDIRAFAGTLHVNMHDPFNGFGPINMADLGIVPRRRILEALLDDSLTGDRGMFPTNLTGGLKGRGHPLGATGMIQVVENHRLIRERGFKAGLSHSIGGPINNNVVILLERADHYRQRAPEPYRPWGLPSLGRLKPKAVTVENLLAGDGVVEGAFVTATVRYDHQSGAPAAIVMIVSCRYQGGRYSFLFGIGGENHTEISRLTPGDRVSLELANGQILVNRMPVKRFYQRTIDGVTEMAETGWKRITGRG; from the coding sequence ATGGAGCAACAGTTCAGGCCGCGAACCGTTTATGTGGCAGCTTCCAGCATGGCTCCGGTCGGCCGATATAACGGCAGGGAGCGCGAGCTGCTCAGCTTTCTCGGTCTGGCCGAGAAGGCGGGCGATGTCTTTGCCGCCGGCACGGTCCGACGCAGGGAGATCGACGCGGTGGTGGTCGGCTGCCAGAGCCCGGTCGCCTTTTCCGGCGTGGACAATACCGCTTCCAAGGTGGCCGGCGTGCTCGGCGTGTCCGGGAGCAAGTCGCTGCTCATCGACACGGCCTCCTCTTCCGGGGCCTCGGCACTGGAGGCCGCCTACCTGATGGTCGCCTCAGGCAGCTGCGACCATGTCCTGGCCCTGGGCATCCAGAAGATGAGCGATGTCAGCACTCCGGAGGCAACCCGGATCGTAGCCGGGGTCATTGACCGGGATGAAGCGGAGTTCGGCCTGACCATGCCCGCCTGCGGAGCCCTGGTGGCGCGTGCCCTGATGGAGCGGCTCGGGCTCTCCTTCTCCGAGTGGAGCGCCTTCTCGGCCCTGCTCACCGAGCGGGCCCACCGCTATGCCGCCCGCAATCCCGATGCCCATCTCCAGTTCCCCCTGCCGGTGGCCGACTATTTCAAACAGGTCGTGACCGGCAAGAACTACCTCTACTGGTGGCCCCTGCGCTACCACGACTTCTGCCCCATGTCCGACGGCGTGGCTGCCGTGATCCTCACGGCCCGCCCCCACGATGTGGTAGTCGCGGGGGTCGGCAGCGCCACCGATATCCCCACCATTGCCGATCGCAACTACTTCCATTCCTTCCCGGCCACGGTGCGCGCCGCCGCAGAGGCCTACGGCATGGCGGGGATCAAGGATATCAGGGCGTTTGCCGGCACACTGCACGTCAACATGCACGACCCCTTCAACGGTTTCGGGCCGATCAACATGGCCGACCTGGGGATCGTGCCGCGTCGCAGGATCCTGGAGGCGCTCCTGGACGACAGCCTGACCGGCGACCGGGGGATGTTCCCCACCAACCTGACTGGCGGACTCAAGGGGCGGGGTCACCCGCTCGGCGCCACCGGGATGATCCAGGTCGTGGAGAATCACCGCCTGATCCGGGAGAGAGGCTTCAAGGCAGGGCTCTCTCATTCCATCGGCGGGCCGATCAACAATAACGTGGTCATCCTGCTGGAGCGGGCCGACCATTACCGCCAGCGGGCGCCCGAGCCCTACCGCCCCTGGGGGTTGCCGTCGCTGGGGCGTCTCAAGCCGAAGGCGGTCACGGTAGAGAACCTGCTGGCCGGGGATGGGGTGGTGGAAGGGGCCTTTGTGACGGCCACGGTCCGTTACGACCACCAGAGCGGCGCACCGGCCGCGATCGTCATGATCGTCTCCTGCCGCTACCAGGGGGGGCGTTACAGCTTCCTCTTCGGCATCGGCGGGGAAAACCATACCGAGATCAGCCGGTTGACTCCCGGCGACCGGGTCAGTCTGGAGCTGGCGAATGGCCAGATCCTGGTCAACCGGATGCCGGTGAAGCGGTTCTATCAACGGACCATCGACGGGGTAACCGAAATGGCGGAAACTGGCTGGAAACGGATTACGGGCAGGGGATAA